Proteins from one Candidatus Margulisiibacteriota bacterium genomic window:
- a CDS encoding DUF2837 family protein produces the protein MNPLLIVCVLTGIIHFTETAASSLRLAGVRTRQIATSLSFVNATLLITRTSNMLQAPLIGGLVDHAIMQGDPTMLVTGFRNVIFAAFIGNLLGAICTPFFVAVFTKAIFRFEKVGSVPVLIVAAFRPKNLLAIGRRFRLPTRASFINLSLQDMPKGFLWTNLIVVSVYAIGVLSSLYAGALVPEFRITASQLSAIVNGIATILLVTLVDPTCAYITDQAVRGKRKESDVRAMVFYIILGRVVGTLLLSQLLFLPAAEYIRNATLLVKGFFR, from the coding sequence ATGAATCCGCTCTTGATCGTTTGCGTCCTGACCGGCATCATCCATTTCACCGAAACGGCCGCCTCGTCGCTCCGGCTGGCCGGGGTCAGGACCCGGCAGATCGCCACCTCGCTCTCGTTCGTCAACGCGACGCTGCTGATCACCCGCACCTCCAACATGCTCCAGGCGCCGTTGATCGGCGGCCTGGTCGACCACGCGATCATGCAAGGCGATCCGACCATGCTGGTCACCGGGTTCCGTAATGTTATTTTTGCCGCTTTTATCGGCAACCTGCTGGGCGCGATCTGCACCCCGTTCTTCGTCGCCGTCTTCACCAAGGCGATCTTCCGCTTTGAAAAGGTCGGTTCGGTCCCGGTCCTGATCGTTGCTGCTTTCCGCCCGAAAAACCTGCTGGCGATCGGCCGGCGCTTCCGCCTGCCGACCAGGGCATCGTTCATCAATTTATCGCTCCAGGATATGCCCAAGGGCTTTCTCTGGACGAACCTGATCGTCGTCTCGGTCTACGCGATCGGCGTCTTGTCGTCGCTCTACGCGGGGGCGCTGGTGCCGGAGTTTCGCATCACCGCGTCGCAGCTCTCCGCGATCGTCAACGGCATCGCCACGATCCTGCTGGTCACCCTGGTCGACCCGACCTGCGCCTATATTACCGATCAGGCCGTCCGGGGGAAGAGAAAAGAGTCGGACGTGCGGGCGATGGTTTTCTATATCATTTTGGGGAGGGTAGTGGGGACACTGCTGCTTTCACAGCTGCTCTTTTTGCCGGCGGCCGAGTATATCCGCAACGCTACCCTGCTGGTAAAAGGTTTTTTCCGCTAA
- the queC gene encoding 7-cyano-7-deazaguanine synthase QueC, whose translation MAKAVVLLSGGLDSTTTLYYAKSKGYQCFALIFDYGQRHRRELRSAMAVAKCAGVKHQVLQIKLPWKGSSLLDKKKNIPANRKLKGIPSTYVPARNTIFLSFALSYAEAIGAKAIFIGANAVDFSGYPDCRPAFYRAFRKVAEQGTKAKKIKIVTPLLKLTKKQIVTLGRKLKAPLDLTWSCYQGGAKPCGVCDSCRLRARGFML comes from the coding sequence ATGGCCAAAGCGGTAGTCCTCCTCTCCGGAGGCCTCGATTCTACCACGACCCTCTACTATGCCAAAAGCAAAGGTTATCAGTGCTTTGCCCTGATCTTTGATTACGGGCAAAGGCACCGCCGCGAGCTGCGGAGCGCGATGGCGGTAGCGAAGTGCGCCGGCGTTAAGCATCAGGTATTACAGATCAAGCTCCCTTGGAAAGGGAGTTCTCTCCTTGATAAGAAGAAAAATATCCCGGCTAACCGCAAGCTAAAAGGCATCCCTTCTACCTACGTTCCGGCCCGGAACACGATTTTCCTGAGCTTTGCGCTTTCTTATGCCGAGGCGATCGGGGCGAAAGCGATCTTTATCGGCGCCAACGCCGTTGATTTCTCCGGCTATCCGGATTGCCGGCCGGCCTTTTACCGGGCTTTCCGGAAAGTGGCGGAGCAGGGGACCAAGGCTAAAAAGATCAAGATCGTTACCCCGCTGCTTAAATTGACCAAAAAGCAGATCGTCACCCTGGGCCGGAAGCTGAAAGCCCCGCTTGACCTTACCTGGTCATGCTACCAGGGCGGCGCTAAACCGTGCGGCGTTTGTGACAGCTGCCGGCTCCGGGCCCGCGGCTTTATGCTATAA
- a CDS encoding adenylosuccinate synthase, producing the protein MTVTVIVGTQWGDEGKGKITDLLARDMDMVVRYQGGNNAGHTVVIKDETFKLHLIPSGIFYPGVTCVIGNGVVIDPAVLVQEVAGLRNRGFACGNLKVSSQAHVIFPYHRDLDAAQEQKHEAGRIGTTNRGIGPCYVDKFNRRGIRVWDFQNPDVLRQKLEWNIKEKSFLLNNFYDYKVDYNADQIIKDYFALYEQFRELVVEESTVVIGEAIDRNKRILMEGAQGTMLDVDHGTYPYVTSSNPIAGGACSGAGFGPVEIDEVIGVAKAYFTRVGGGPFPTEIEGGMGDQLRERGGEYGTTTGRPRRCGWFDGVVMRHAAKVNGITQLAITKLDVLDALEKIDVCVAYECDGKKVRDFPTDIRRLEKCRPVYETLPGWKQDITKITDFAQLPANAKKYLDKLSELSEAKVSLISVGAERGQIIKL; encoded by the coding sequence ATGACAGTTACAGTTATTGTCGGTACTCAATGGGGCGATGAAGGAAAGGGGAAGATCACCGATCTTCTGGCCCGCGACATGGACATGGTCGTCCGCTATCAGGGGGGGAACAACGCCGGCCATACGGTCGTGATCAAGGACGAGACCTTTAAGCTCCACCTGATCCCCTCGGGGATCTTTTACCCGGGGGTTACTTGCGTGATCGGCAACGGCGTGGTGATCGACCCGGCCGTGCTGGTCCAGGAGGTCGCCGGGCTGCGCAACCGCGGTTTCGCCTGCGGCAACCTCAAGGTCTCTTCCCAGGCCCACGTTATTTTTCCGTACCACCGTGACCTGGACGCCGCCCAGGAGCAGAAGCACGAGGCCGGCCGGATCGGCACGACCAACCGGGGGATCGGCCCCTGTTACGTCGACAAGTTCAACCGGCGCGGCATTCGGGTCTGGGATTTCCAGAACCCCGACGTCCTGCGCCAGAAGCTGGAATGGAACATCAAGGAAAAATCGTTCCTCCTGAACAACTTTTACGATTATAAGGTCGATTACAACGCCGACCAGATCATCAAGGACTATTTCGCCCTCTACGAGCAGTTCCGGGAACTGGTCGTGGAGGAATCGACGGTGGTGATCGGCGAAGCGATCGACCGGAACAAACGGATATTGATGGAAGGGGCGCAGGGGACGATGCTCGACGTCGACCACGGCACTTATCCGTACGTCACTTCGTCCAACCCGATCGCCGGCGGCGCCTGCAGCGGCGCCGGTTTCGGCCCGGTGGAGATCGACGAAGTGATCGGTGTTGCCAAAGCATACTTTACCCGGGTTGGCGGCGGTCCGTTCCCGACCGAGATCGAGGGGGGGATGGGGGACCAGTTGCGCGAACGGGGCGGGGAATACGGGACGACGACCGGCCGGCCGCGGCGCTGCGGCTGGTTCGACGGCGTCGTCATGCGCCACGCGGCTAAGGTGAACGGCATTACCCAGCTGGCCATTACCAAGCTCGACGTGCTCGATGCGCTGGAAAAGATCGACGTTTGCGTCGCCTACGAGTGCGACGGCAAAAAGGTCCGGGACTTTCCGACCGACATCCGGCGGCTGGAGAAATGCCGCCCCGTTTACGAAACACTGCCGGGCTGGAAACAGGATATCACCAAGATCACCGATTTTGCCCAGCTGCCGGCCAACGCGAAGAAATACCTTGATAAATTGTCCGAGTTGTCCGAGGCCAAAGTTTCGCTGATCTCGGTCGGGGCCGAGCGCGGCCAGATCATTAAACTGTAA
- the aspS gene encoding aspartate--tRNA ligase produces MKRTHGCGEIKTKDEGTKVELLGWVHRRRDHGGLIFIDLRDRSGLVQVVFSSKDAELHVKAQDLRSEYVIEVKGTVVKRSPETVNKDLPTGQIEIMASYLEILNTAKTPPFEIADPRTEPDETVRLKYRYIDLRKQQMRENLVFRHKVIKAMSDYLDQQGFLEIETPFLGKSTPEGARDYLVPSRVNPGKYYALPQSPQLYKQILMVAGLEKYFQVARCFRDEDLRADRQPEFTQLDLEMSFVEENDVIALIEGLLKHSLDALEKDIDLFRGKNIPKISLPFPRLTWNEAISRYGVDKPDTRFGLELVDVSDLVKETEFKVFRETVAKGGLVKGINIKGGEKLSRSDLDHLEATAKGLGAKGMAWIALSAGGMKSPIIKFLKPAEVDAIVARLKGETGDVLIFCADTFKVVHAVLGELRLELGQKLDLIDKNKFHFLWVTDFPLFEYSETEKRWVANHHPFTAPHGRWDDLAERFQQDPGALRAQAYDIILNGTEIGGGSIRIHQSAVQNTIFQIIRLTEEETKRRFGYFLEALEYGAPPHGGIALGLDRLVMLLAGMDSIRDVIAFPKTQSAMCPLTGGPDVVDPHQLKELHIKNVL; encoded by the coding sequence ATGAAACGGACGCACGGCTGCGGCGAGATCAAAACCAAGGATGAAGGGACGAAGGTCGAACTTTTGGGCTGGGTCCACCGGCGGCGCGACCACGGCGGGCTCATTTTCATCGACCTGCGCGACCGCTCCGGCCTGGTCCAGGTCGTCTTTAGCAGCAAGGACGCGGAACTGCACGTCAAGGCCCAGGACCTCCGCTCGGAATACGTGATCGAGGTCAAGGGGACGGTCGTCAAGCGCTCCCCGGAAACCGTTAATAAAGACCTGCCGACCGGCCAGATCGAGATCATGGCCTCTTACCTCGAGATCCTGAACACCGCCAAGACCCCGCCATTTGAGATCGCCGATCCGCGGACCGAACCGGACGAGACCGTCCGCCTTAAATACCGCTACATCGACCTGCGTAAACAGCAGATGCGCGAGAACCTGGTCTTTCGCCACAAAGTGATCAAGGCGATGTCCGATTACCTCGACCAGCAAGGGTTCCTGGAGATCGAAACGCCGTTCCTCGGCAAGTCAACGCCGGAAGGGGCGCGCGATTACCTGGTCCCGAGCCGCGTCAACCCCGGCAAGTATTACGCCCTGCCGCAATCGCCGCAGCTTTACAAGCAGATCCTGATGGTCGCCGGGCTGGAAAAATATTTCCAGGTCGCCCGCTGTTTCCGCGACGAGGACCTGCGGGCCGACCGCCAGCCGGAGTTCACCCAGCTTGATCTGGAGATGTCTTTTGTGGAAGAGAACGACGTCATTGCCCTGATCGAAGGGCTGCTCAAGCATTCGCTCGACGCGCTGGAAAAGGACATTGATCTTTTCCGCGGCAAGAATATCCCGAAGATCAGCCTGCCGTTCCCCCGGTTAACCTGGAACGAGGCGATCAGCCGCTACGGCGTGGATAAGCCGGATACCCGGTTCGGTCTGGAACTGGTCGATGTTTCCGATCTGGTCAAAGAGACCGAGTTCAAGGTCTTCCGCGAAACGGTCGCCAAGGGCGGCCTGGTCAAAGGGATCAATATCAAGGGGGGCGAAAAGCTTTCCCGTTCCGACCTGGATCACCTGGAAGCGACCGCCAAAGGGCTCGGCGCCAAAGGGATGGCCTGGATCGCACTGTCCGCCGGCGGAATGAAGTCGCCGATCATCAAGTTCCTGAAACCGGCCGAGGTTGACGCGATCGTTGCGCGCCTGAAAGGGGAGACCGGCGACGTGCTGATCTTCTGCGCCGATACTTTTAAGGTCGTCCACGCCGTTCTCGGCGAGTTGCGGCTCGAACTGGGGCAAAAACTGGACCTGATCGACAAGAACAAGTTCCATTTCCTCTGGGTCACCGATTTTCCGCTTTTTGAGTACAGCGAGACCGAGAAGCGCTGGGTCGCGAACCACCATCCGTTCACCGCGCCGCACGGCCGCTGGGACGATCTGGCGGAGCGGTTCCAGCAAGATCCGGGAGCGCTCCGGGCGCAGGCCTACGATATCATCCTGAACGGGACCGAGATCGGCGGCGGCTCGATCAGGATCCACCAGTCGGCGGTGCAAAACACTATTTTCCAGATCATCCGGTTGACCGAAGAGGAGACCAAGCGCCGCTTCGGTTATTTCCTGGAAGCGCTGGAGTACGGCGCGCCGCCGCACGGTGGTATCGCCCTGGGGTTGGATCGCTTAGTGATGCTGCTGGCGGGGATGGACTCGATCCGCGACGTGATCGCCTTCCCCAAGACCCAGTCGGCCATGTGTCCTTTGACCGGGGGGCCCGACGTGGTCGATCCGCATCAGCTCAAAGAGCTGCATATCAAGAACGTTCTTTAA